In Novipirellula artificiosorum, the genomic window GTGGATTCCAAATCGGGGAGGTTTATGTTGAGTGAAGGACAGCTTGCTGCGTTGCGACGCAAAGCAGAGGACGGCGACGCTGACGCAGCATACCGAATAGGGATGTTTATTGCTTGGTTCCCGAAAACAGCAATGAATAACTACGATTTTGACAAGTCAGATGAAACGTATTGGCTTCGAAAAGCGGCAGATCAAGGGCACGTAGATGCATTGCAGTACCTAGCCATATTGACACATGAAGAAGGTACCTGGGAAACGTCTGCCGTTCAAGAAATAAGCAACCCTGACGATCCCACTCCCTAACGCGAGGCAGTTCATTCTGTTCTCGCGTTTTCTTTTTGGTTGCCTAGACGTGGCAACTTGCCTTGGTCAGTGAAGACGACCCAGTGTGACTAGGGCGTCGATGGCTTCGCCTCTCTTGTGCGTTGCTCGGGTCTGTTGCTTCACCTTGAGCCAGAATGGATTTGTCGCCTGTTTGTGTCGAATTGCGAACGGTTTTGGGTTCGTTTTCACTGCCAGTGCGTGCAGCGATTCTGACCGTGCTTTTGCTCGCCGATTGTGCGGGGACATCAGGAAGCAGCGGAGAGTGATTGGCTTCATCCGTCTGCTCGCTTTTCTTCAGGTGGACCACGTGATTGCGATGACTCCTGCTCCGCTTCGACCAACTCGGCGAAACGAATGCGGACCAACTGCATGACGGGGTCATCCAGCTTCATGACGCCACACGCCAAGGATCGGATCAACAGGTTGCGAGTTTTGGCTCGACGCTGTGCGGTGACCACTCGGCGAAGGACGTCCTGTCAAAAAACTCCGATGAACCACCGAGACGGTGAATTGCGATAGAACTGTCGCGAAAAGGTTCTCTGTCTCAGAGGAGGTAGAGCGACCGGTTGACAGAATTGGCAGCGTTTCACAACGCAGAGCTGCAACGAGCGCAGATCGGTTAAACTGGACTGCATGTCAGTCACCCTCCAGCACCGAAACCTTCCTCGCGCCCACACGCACGCGGGAACCAAAAAGGACGCAAGGCGCGACGATCAAAGATCGCCAGCGTCTTGCTGTCGTTCGGCATGGCGGCGTTGCCGCAAAACGCCGCCTCAATCGCAAACAAGAAGACGAAACCGCCACAGACCTTTCGATCGATCCCAACAGTACAGCACCATCGCCCTAACCGATGGCGGCGGCACGGTGAAAGAACGCTACGCTTACGATGCCTAGCCGAATCAGTGGCGGATCGCTTCGGTATCAATCGCGAAGCAGTAAATCTCGCTTTTGTGCGCCGGTTCAAAATCGTTATCACAGCACACCCAGAGCGTGCGGCGGCCATCCGGCAACGTTTTCCCCCAGCAGATTCCCTCGGGTTTCTCTGCGGCCAAGTCGCCACCCAGACCAAATTGGGGGTCCAACAGGTCCAGCCAAAGACGTTTGGAAACGGGGAGCACCCGTTCGGGGACTGCCTCCGATGGCATCGATTCGATTCCCGCTACATCAGTGGCCAACGCCGTATCGACAAGATAAATCCGCTTCGATTTCGCTTCCGAACCAGAACGTCCATCGCGTTCGAGCACCAGGTAACGATCCTCGTCGATCGCTAAGACTTCGCTCACGCAATTTGCAAGGTCATCAAGACGGTAGTCATATTCACGCTCCACAAAACCTGACTTGCCCACCGCATCCAGAACAATGCAGCGGCAATTTAGCCCCAAGCATTTACCATCTCGGATCATCGCGTCTTGAACCAGCGGGCTTTGCAAGATGGCCATAAAGCGTTTTTGACTTGGACTCACCGCAACCCCCTCGAGCCCACGGTTGGGGTACACCCCTGTTTGATAGATTCCACCGATCGGCGACTTCAATCGAAACCGCTCGGGGATTTCCAACTCGGATTTAATCTGACCTGCCACATCGGCGATCACCAAGTGTGGTCCATACTCGTCACAGATCAGGATCGAACCGTCTGACAATCGCCGGACTCCCTCGGGATCCATCGCGGTCCAGATGTGGGTGCCATTGGCGGTATGCAAATCAGCATCGTGAGCAATCAAAGAGCCGACAACCGGAGCACCCGAGAAGGTGGACAGCATCCGTGTCGCAATCAACTGAAAATGAATCGTTTTGCTTGCGGGATCAACGACTAAATCTGCTTCATGAAAGCGGCAGGGATAGGTCACCTCACCATCGCCCACACCGCGGTCGGCGAGAAGCAGAAACCGATCCCCGACACCGGTATAGTCCATCGCGGACAAACCGCCGAAGCGATCCGATTCACTACCGTCTTCCAAGGTTTGCGTCAGGCCGCTTTTGTCATGCATCGTCCCGTCAAGCCGGACCACGCCAATCAACTCAATGCCCCCCTTGGGATGGCTAGACCGACGGGTCGTCGCCACGTGGGATGCAGCAGGAGCCTCGGCACCCAGATCCGCGGGCGTCAACGCGGCTACGATACCAGGAACCACGAACAACAACACCAGCGACTGTTTGAACTTCATCTTAACTTCCACTCGCAAAGAGTTTTCCACTGCTACTCGAACCAACGCCGTGAGCGTACGGATCGATGATCACCGGCAAACGTAGAACGCGTTAAGATTGGATGAAGAAACTCGGGCCGGTTTTACAGTTGGAACCTATGATTTATTGTGTTTCGAAAGCCGCCCCATGCAGTGATGGCACCGTTCCCACCCAGGTGTTGGCGAAACGAACCATCGCCTTCCTTCTTTTTCGCTTTGAAAGTGACCTTTGATGAATCAATCTCCCCGATTATTGCTCTTGTTTCCGCTGGTATTCGCCCTGTCGGCGATCGCTCCCTCGGCAGAGCCGCTTCGATGTGGACATTCGCATAACGACTACACTCGCAACCGGCCACTGCAAGACGCGCTCGACCATGGATTTTGCAGCGTCGAAGCGGACGTCTTCTCCGTTGATGGTGAGTTGATGGTCGCTCACGCAAAGAACGAGATTCAGGCAGGCAAAACCCTTCGCTCGCTCTATCTCGATCCGCTTCGCGATCGAATCACTCAAAACGACGGCCGCGTGTACCGCAGCGGTCCTGAACTCACCTTGTTTGTGGATGTCAAAGACGACGCAGAAGCAACGTATCAATTGCTGCGAAAGACACTGAAAGATTACCGTTCCCTGTTGACCCGTACGGTCGACGGTGACCAACGAGTCCGCGGAGCTTTGACGGTGATCGTCAGTGGAAATCGGGCCGAATCGCTAATCTTCTCCGATCCGGAGCGGCTGATGGGGATGGATGGCCGAATTGCGGATCTGGACCGTGACGTGTCGAGTGACGTCCTGCCAATGATCAGCGACCGATGGGGATCGCATTTCAAGTGGCAGGGTGAAGGTGAGATGCCCGAAGACGAACGACAACAATTGCGGGACTGGGTTGCCAAAGCTCATCAGCAACAACGTCGCATTCGATTCTGGGCCACACCGGAAAAGGAAAACGTCTGGAAGGAACTGCTTGATGCCAAGGTGGATTTGATCAACACGGATCACCTGACCCAGTTGCAACGTTTTATCCAGCAACAACCGATCGATTGATCGCTACCAGGTTGCCAGTGCGAGACTTGTTGCCATCGTCGCCGCGACCCGTTCAACGTATTGACCGTAACCTTGGCGAACAACTTCTGAAGGCTGTTCGCGTTGCACCACTTCGATGGCTCCGACCACGCGGTTGTCACGAAGAAGGGGCACTCCAATCCACAGAACCTCGGCGAGGTCCGTGCGACGATCTTGGAGCACGGAGGAACCGGATTGAATCACGCCCACTGCAAGCTCGGAACTTGCGGTTTCGTTGCACTCGGCGATTCGAACGGGTTCGGCGGATAAATTCGCCTTCCAGACCGTCGCACCGCGAGCAGCCATGGTATGGACTAACCCGTTGACCACAAACGCAGCCAAATCCTCGGCGCTGTGATCCGCCGTCTTCGCTCGCAGTTGTAGCTCTGCATTGAACATGCTGATCTTCGTCGCCACCGTCTCATGCAGCTCGACGGGTTCTTCGCGGAGCTCTCCTTCCTCGTTGCCATCCCCGCCATGAAGCGTCCTGTCATGGAGCGTCTTGTCATGGAGCGTCTTGTCATGGAGCGTGCCGTCAACGCGAACCCAAACGTGGCACCCACAGGCAGGGCAAACGGTGTCGCCAGGCGGAAACGGGCAATCGATCACGCTCTGCGTCCCACAGACCTTACATCGAAATCGTTCGCCGTCGGGATGATTAGTAGACGCGTTCATCAGTCATCGTGGTGTGGAAGGAGTGAGTAGCCCTGCACGGGGATCGGAGGGCGATTTCATGGACTCGTAAAATTTGGCGGCCGTTTCAAAACGGATGACTTTATCAGGAATCGGCGCAAAAGAAGGCAGGTTCAAGGAAAGGCAGTGCAGCCCCCCTTGCAGTTCTTTCAGACTGGTCATGTCGACCGTTTCGACACGATGGTTCGGCAACAAGGATTGATAAGCTCGTTTGGCTCGATCGATCAGGAAGGGCGGATCGGATTGAAACACCGGCATCAAAACCAAATCGTTGGCGAGGATCACGTTGGTATAAGCACTCCATGATGTCCCGTTTCTTGGCGGAATATCGAGACGATGCACGTTGAGCGGTTTGCCTTCGACGCGGACACGCGCAAGCCGGGCGGCATTACGGTCCAAGATCGCGGCATTGATCGGGTCGCTGCGTGGATCGAGTCGTGCAACAACGAGCTGATCGAACGCCAAGAACGTTGTGAACATGTCAACGTGCTTGGTTGCTTCCTGTTGCAGCGGCTCCAAAACGACCAACTCCGTCAAGTTGCAGGCCTTGGTGAACTCCTCGATCACCATCTTGCGACGCTCGATTTCAGGATCGAGTCCAGGCCACGGAGAGGGAAACTGAATCGCGTTGTCCTCGAAGATACGCTCGGTGGTCAAAGCCAACCGCCCGCCATTGCTAAGCAAGTTGCCGCCCTGAATGGTCCAACGCACGGTCACCAACTCGCAGCCGCTTCGCTCGGCCCAGATAACCGGTAACGCATCATCCTTGGGCCGTGATCCTTCGTAGAAAAAATCGATCGACTGGGTGCCTGTTTCCGTTTCCGCCAGCATCGGACCAAAGTCACGCAACCAAATGGTGTCCAGTTCGATCTCGCAAAAAAAGACATGCTCGTTCGGTAATCCACTTGGCTGCAACCAACCCACCACCCTGGCCAATTGATCTGGGTTGTTGCACAGGATCAATACATTGGTGTGACCGGCGGCTTTTTCAACGATCTGCTGTAGCACATAGGCATGATGAGGCTGCCAATCGCTGATACTGAGCAGCAACGCTCGTTGCGGCTCAAATTCGCCCGGCAACCGAGGGTAGCGACGATGCGCATTGGCTTTGCCCGCTTCGATTGCAAGCTGTTCGACGGCCGAAACCAAGGATCGAGGTTGAGAGGATCTGGCGACCGGATACGCCGCGTACCCTTGACACAGTGCCGATTGACACAAGCCAAGGGTGACTCCGGTCAACCAACAAACGATGCAAACGGCCTTGACCATAACAGACGACGCATACAACAGGGATAAAAACGCCCCGACATTGCTGCGGTGGCTGACCCGATCATTGTAGTTCGTGTTCACCCACCGGCTATCGGGCAAACCGCAACAACGCAAAAAAGAGGTCAATTCTGAGTGGCTTCTCGCAAACGTTCCGCGAAATCAGGAAGTGCAGCTCGAACACGCGTCCAATTCGGAATGGCAGCGGCACCGTTCGGATCGGCGCGGAAATCATCACCGGCCGCCGTCACACATTCGGCGAACGCTTCAATTGCCGCTTCTTCACTATGCCGATCATAAAACAAGTCGTTGACAAAAGCATCGGCGGCATATTGTCGAATACAATCTTGAGCAATTCGCATGTAAGAGGACCGCAGCGTCGTGAACGTCGCCCCTCCCAGCACCACGCCCTGGCTGGCCAAGGTTCGATAAATGGTTGTCATGATATCGGTCGCCATCTTGATCAAACCCGCAGTCTTGTTGTCCAGTGACATCGTTTGGTGCTTGTGTTCATAAAGCCTACATAGGTCGGCTTGGCAAACCCGTTTGTGCGAGGTATTACGAAACACTTCGGCCAACGTGCCGACTTCCAGCCCCCAATCGCTGGGGATTCGATTGGTGCGTGCCAAGTTTCGCGTGAGTGAAAATTCACCCGCCAACGGATAGCGAAAGTTGGCAAGAAAACGGATGAATTTGCTATCGGTAAACGTCTGCAGTAGAGCCCGGATCAACGGTGCTACGAGTAAACGCACAACCCGGCCGTGCATTCGGTCGGTGACTCTCGCGTAGTAGGCTTTGCAGAACTCGAAATCGAGCGCCGGATGTGCCATCGGCAAACACAATCTTGCTAACAGAAAACGATCGTAATCGACGATGTCGCAGTCATGCAGTACGAACGTTTCGATTTGAGGGTCAGCCAACAAGTAGCCAAAGGCCGTCCAAACACTGCGTCCTTTCCCCGGTGTATCGACAGGGATCCCCGCGTCGATCAATTCCGAATACAACGCTTGGATCTTATCGCCATCCGTCCAAATCACTCTCGCACGATCACCGAGCGGCGCGATTTTCCGGCAAGTCTCCTCGTAGTCGGCCAATTCCGGAGCAACGCCAAGCGATACAGCAATCGTATCGATGTAGTCCGCCCCTGAGAGTTCCTGAACAATTCGTTCAAACGGTTCGGCTCGCATGTCCGATGCCGTGACCGGCAACACCAAACCGATCTTGTTTTGCTGAGTCGATGCACGCAGCGTATCCTCCAGCCGGGAAAGCTGACCGGTACGCAGGTCATGGATCGTGGTGATCAAATCATGTTGATAAAAATCGGCCATACTTCAAATCTCTCGGGGAACGAGGATGCCATCAATCCAAGGGTGACATCACCATAACGCACGGCAAGAAAACGGTATAGTACGCAGTGTCGTGCGGCCTCACTCCAAGCGAGCTACCGCTCGGGGCCCCCTATCGCCGCTCGTTCAACCCGAATGGCCTGATCATCGGCCGAGAAAGGAACCACTCGTGACTCGCGACGTACAAATCACCCTGCAGCCAGCCAACCAAGTCTTGGTTGCCGTCGCAGGCAGCTCGCTACAAGACTTGCTTTTCGAGCAGGGCATGGAGTTTCCTTGTGGTGGCAATGGCACCTGTGGCAAGTGTCGCGTCCGCGTGATCCGAGGCGAGCTTGACACCTCGACGGAAGACGTCGCTCAATTGGGCCAACAAGCGGTTGCCGAAGGATGGCGGTTGGCGTGCTGCGCCAACGTTTCAAAGGATGTATCCATCCAACTGGCTCAGTTTGATGCTTCCGTCTTGATGGATGACACTGCTGTCGCCGTTTCCCCCCGCCCTGGTTGGGGCATCGCAATCGACTTGGGAACAACCACCATCGCCGCTCAATTGGTCGACCTGTCGACGGGGAATGTGTTGGCATTTCACTCGGGTCTGAACCCACAAACCCGCCACGGCGCCGACATCATGAGCCGTGTGCAATACGCGGTCAACGGCAACGGCAACGGCGGTGATCGACTGAAAGCAATGATTCACGACGCCCTTGGCAACATGGTTGAGCAACTTTGCCGAGATGCCACCGCCAACCTCGAAAGCACTCAACCGTTGCTCGAGATCATCATCGTTGGGAATACGGTGATGCATCATCTGTTTTGCGGTCATGACTTGTCGCCACTGGCCGCGTGTCCGTTCGATTCACCACGTCTTGCTGAGCAACGATTAACCTCAGCGGAGCTGGGATGGAACCTGTCGAACTCTGCTGTTGTCCGATTTCTGCCTTGCTTGGGCGGGTTCATCGGCAGCGACTTGTTGGCCGGAGTGATCGCATCGGGCATGGACCAATCGGATCGATTGCAGGTGCTTGTCGATCTGGGGACCAACGGAGAGATGATCGTATCCGATGGACATCGCATGCTAGGTGCCGCTACCGCAGCGGGGCCAGCCTTCGAAGGCGCCAAGATACAAATGGGCATGCGTGCCGCAGCAGGTGCGATCGACCGGGTGCGCGACGTTGGAACGCGATATGAATGCCATGTGATCGGAAACGTGCCCGCCAAGGGGATCTGCGGAAGCGGTTTGATCGACGCGATTGCCAGTGCTCGACGAATCGGCGATGTGGACCCCAGCGGGCGATGGGTTCGCGGAGGGGTACGTCTGAACTTAGAAGATCCTGTATCCCTGCATCAATGCGACATCCGAGAACTACAATTGGCCAAGGGAGCGATTGCGGCAGGTGTCGAAATCCTGCTGGGAAAGCTGGGCCACACGGTGGATGACGTCGCTGACTATTTCCTGTGCGGTGCGTTTGGGAACTATTTGGATATCCACAACGCGGTACAGCTCGGGCTGTTGACGTGCGACGAAACGAAGGTCAGCGCGATGGGCAACACGGCGCTACGCGGAGCCAAAACGATTTTGCTATCGGATGGTGGGACCGACAACCGGATCGCAAGGATCTGCTCTCGCGTGGAACGGTTTGGATTGAGCGAAGACGTTCATTTTATGGACGTCTATGTCAGCCACATGCATTTCCCTTCATGAGCCGATGATCCCCTCAATGGAAGGGGGCACTAAAACCGCAGCTCGCCACCAAGGCTTAG contains:
- a CDS encoding SEL1-like repeat protein → MLTLRKSQSQCNASLGWETICIASSILLFGSCSKPEDPMKPSSLYNRSATVDSKSGRFMLSEGQLAALRRKAEDGDADAAYRIGMFIAWFPKTAMNNYDFDKSDETYWLRKAADQGHVDALQYLAILTHEEGTWETSAVQEISNPDDPTP
- a CDS encoding esterase-like activity of phytase family protein, with product MKFKQSLVLLFVVPGIVAALTPADLGAEAPAASHVATTRRSSHPKGGIELIGVVRLDGTMHDKSGLTQTLEDGSESDRFGGLSAMDYTGVGDRFLLLADRGVGDGEVTYPCRFHEADLVVDPASKTIHFQLIATRMLSTFSGAPVVGSLIAHDADLHTANGTHIWTAMDPEGVRRLSDGSILICDEYGPHLVIADVAGQIKSELEIPERFRLKSPIGGIYQTGVYPNRGLEGVAVSPSQKRFMAILQSPLVQDAMIRDGKCLGLNCRCIVLDAVGKSGFVEREYDYRLDDLANCVSEVLAIDEDRYLVLERDGRSGSEAKSKRIYLVDTALATDVAGIESMPSEAVPERVLPVSKRLWLDLLDPQFGLGGDLAAEKPEGICWGKTLPDGRRTLWVCCDNDFEPAHKSEIYCFAIDTEAIRH
- a CDS encoding agmatine deiminase family protein; the encoded protein is MNTNYNDRVSHRSNVGAFLSLLYASSVMVKAVCIVCWLTGVTLGLCQSALCQGYAAYPVARSSQPRSLVSAVEQLAIEAGKANAHRRYPRLPGEFEPQRALLLSISDWQPHHAYVLQQIVEKAAGHTNVLILCNNPDQLARVVGWLQPSGLPNEHVFFCEIELDTIWLRDFGPMLAETETGTQSIDFFYEGSRPKDDALPVIWAERSGCELVTVRWTIQGGNLLSNGGRLALTTERIFEDNAIQFPSPWPGLDPEIERRKMVIEEFTKACNLTELVVLEPLQQEATKHVDMFTTFLAFDQLVVARLDPRSDPINAAILDRNAARLARVRVEGKPLNVHRLDIPPRNGTSWSAYTNVILANDLVLMPVFQSDPPFLIDRAKRAYQSLLPNHRVETVDMTSLKELQGGLHCLSLNLPSFAPIPDKVIRFETAAKFYESMKSPSDPRAGLLTPSTPR
- a CDS encoding phosphatidylinositol-specific phospholipase C/glycerophosphodiester phosphodiesterase family protein, translating into MNQSPRLLLLFPLVFALSAIAPSAEPLRCGHSHNDYTRNRPLQDALDHGFCSVEADVFSVDGELMVAHAKNEIQAGKTLRSLYLDPLRDRITQNDGRVYRSGPELTLFVDVKDDAEATYQLLRKTLKDYRSLLTRTVDGDQRVRGALTVIVSGNRAESLIFSDPERLMGMDGRIADLDRDVSSDVLPMISDRWGSHFKWQGEGEMPEDERQQLRDWVAKAHQQQRRIRFWATPEKENVWKELLDAKVDLINTDHLTQLQRFIQQQPID
- a CDS encoding glycosyltransferase family protein; its protein translation is MADFYQHDLITTIHDLRTGQLSRLEDTLRASTQQNKIGLVLPVTASDMRAEPFERIVQELSGADYIDTIAVSLGVAPELADYEETCRKIAPLGDRARVIWTDGDKIQALYSELIDAGIPVDTPGKGRSVWTAFGYLLADPQIETFVLHDCDIVDYDRFLLARLCLPMAHPALDFEFCKAYYARVTDRMHGRVVRLLVAPLIRALLQTFTDSKFIRFLANFRYPLAGEFSLTRNLARTNRIPSDWGLEVGTLAEVFRNTSHKRVCQADLCRLYEHKHQTMSLDNKTAGLIKMATDIMTTIYRTLASQGVVLGGATFTTLRSSYMRIAQDCIRQYAADAFVNDLFYDRHSEEAAIEAFAECVTAAGDDFRADPNGAAAIPNWTRVRAALPDFAERLREATQN
- a CDS encoding ASKHA domain-containing protein, with the translated sequence MTRDVQITLQPANQVLVAVAGSSLQDLLFEQGMEFPCGGNGTCGKCRVRVIRGELDTSTEDVAQLGQQAVAEGWRLACCANVSKDVSIQLAQFDASVLMDDTAVAVSPRPGWGIAIDLGTTTIAAQLVDLSTGNVLAFHSGLNPQTRHGADIMSRVQYAVNGNGNGGDRLKAMIHDALGNMVEQLCRDATANLESTQPLLEIIIVGNTVMHHLFCGHDLSPLAACPFDSPRLAEQRLTSAELGWNLSNSAVVRFLPCLGGFIGSDLLAGVIASGMDQSDRLQVLVDLGTNGEMIVSDGHRMLGAATAAGPAFEGAKIQMGMRAAAGAIDRVRDVGTRYECHVIGNVPAKGICGSGLIDAIASARRIGDVDPSGRWVRGGVRLNLEDPVSLHQCDIRELQLAKGAIAAGVEILLGKLGHTVDDVADYFLCGAFGNYLDIHNAVQLGLLTCDETKVSAMGNTALRGAKTILLSDGGTDNRIARICSRVERFGLSEDVHFMDVYVSHMHFPS